Proteins from one Mesotoga infera genomic window:
- a CDS encoding type I phosphomannose isomerase catalytic subunit: MILKSKPIFSPRPWGDRQLNELYKVDTQDPVGEVWLLSDFQNMRTELCEGERCIYPNDLTKTLFHKDLPRFPLLVKYICANDWLSVQVHPDDELARFLEGEPWGKNECWYFLQNGRIAAGITRPEKPLEDLRNDDLRILTPERGDLVCLQAGTVHSLGPGSKVIEVQQASDMTYRIYDWGRGRELHLDKAKVATKAAASAIVIEEMKKFDWKYFSMELTRKVEGSGIVITLSETLELYVLLDARKEFPEDVLFVRPGNFWGESF, encoded by the coding sequence ATGATACTGAAGAGTAAACCGATCTTCTCTCCTAGACCATGGGGAGATCGTCAGTTGAACGAGCTATATAAAGTCGATACACAAGATCCGGTGGGAGAGGTCTGGCTCCTGTCAGACTTTCAGAATATGAGGACTGAGCTTTGCGAAGGAGAGAGGTGTATCTACCCGAACGATCTGACTAAAACTCTTTTCCACAAAGATCTCCCGAGGTTTCCCCTGCTGGTGAAGTACATATGTGCCAACGACTGGCTCTCCGTTCAGGTCCATCCCGACGATGAACTGGCAAGATTTCTCGAAGGTGAGCCCTGGGGTAAGAATGAATGCTGGTATTTCCTTCAGAATGGAAGAATCGCAGCTGGAATAACCAGACCGGAAAAGCCCCTCGAAGATCTCAGAAACGACGATCTCAGGATACTGACACCTGAAAGGGGAGATCTCGTATGTTTACAGGCCGGTACTGTTCACTCGCTTGGGCCGGGTTCGAAAGTGATAGAGGTTCAACAGGCTAGCGATATGACCTACAGGATCTATGACTGGGGAAGAGGAAGAGAGCTTCACCTGGACAAGGCCAAAGTCGCCACAAAAGCCGCTGCCTCAGCTATCGTGATTGAAGAGATGAAGAAATTCGACTGGAAGTATTTCAGCATGGAACTCACCAGAAAGGTCGAAGGCAGTGGGATAGTCATCACACTCTCAGAGACGCTCGAGCTCTACGTATTATTGGACGCCCGGAAGGAGTTCCCTGAAGATGTTCTCTTCGTTCGTCCGGGAAATTTCTGGGGTGAATCATTTTGA
- a CDS encoding BamA/OMP85 family outer membrane protein yields the protein MSVKKRVLIFLFVSLFCLAFGNIVPSRIAVLDNRVVSDSEILEILKVERNIEISESDLKEAIARLEASSYFSSITYEYDKSTRLLTIQVKEYPIVEVSVVFDGPKIVEKETLEATSTIKNGKPLNPSRLMFEIPLTLEAMEGVLLSKGYIPPFATIEWTTDKDKADIVSGKITDKIKVTFTVKVAYLWEVTIDAPFSSETVKYLLDKTQLSYLKQYYDTSPLIRWINSKKKYIPKVEDINRAIKAIYSTYYANPNGQWGIDERTYQAMILSFNSTLKNVRQVTLPENVKESSALSMRISFVPIEYVSSPFTLKSVFVEGNVKITKGEIFMASGLIEGQEVDNETAAKAMQAVQDLYTQKEYPFIRLEPVIDPKIGFFSFKITEPTVRDVKVSFVGPQKTKDYLINDKIVIKKNEVLSLNDLRNTYAFLNNTGYFAKVDIVPVPVGKDAIDVEITLEDSNKNNRIGGGGGWQNGLNVYLDLGLLNVWGYGQKISTTLSVTLPLPNNKEVVITKNGTETTTRSPSLDTTIGYSIPKIGGTNLNLDTSAKLKFSGFTTTIDSTDTIVTSKSQETEFLFSLTPIYNISPDQSVGVTAGYEYIRSTSEVATKTKIDGTIDTENVLQSFDGMFTGLSYKFSTRDDIFRPTMGTGFGAGLTLRGLFGKDNKLFLSLSGEYTHFMSIGDPVLGFRIKTDQLFPLSPYGVYRSYLLSPDMYIRVRGSQSIGQSSYGVTVGSAQLRYPLTPETASVPVDLVGFGDLVFFRQVSTGDVIGGNFVADFGVCLDISIPIIGMVRLGYGYNSYLAGKSAADGKLYYGTPFFGFGPAF from the coding sequence ATGTCCGTTAAAAAGCGAGTCCTTATTTTTTTGTTTGTTTCACTGTTCTGTCTTGCTTTTGGGAACATAGTTCCTTCAAGAATAGCGGTCCTCGACAACAGGGTCGTTTCCGATAGTGAGATCCTGGAGATTTTGAAGGTCGAGAGAAACATAGAGATTTCGGAATCAGATCTGAAAGAGGCTATTGCAAGACTTGAGGCTAGTAGTTACTTTTCTTCGATCACTTATGAGTACGACAAAAGCACAAGGCTCTTGACTATACAGGTGAAAGAGTATCCGATCGTGGAGGTTTCGGTGGTTTTCGATGGCCCCAAGATAGTGGAAAAGGAGACGCTGGAAGCTACCTCTACCATAAAAAACGGAAAACCGCTTAACCCTTCGAGACTAATGTTTGAAATCCCCCTGACGCTCGAAGCAATGGAAGGGGTGCTTCTCAGCAAAGGTTACATACCGCCCTTCGCCACAATCGAATGGACAACGGACAAAGACAAGGCCGATATAGTCTCGGGAAAGATAACCGACAAGATTAAGGTCACTTTCACTGTAAAAGTGGCGTATCTTTGGGAAGTTACGATTGATGCGCCTTTCTCGTCAGAAACGGTGAAATATCTACTCGATAAGACCCAACTCAGCTATTTGAAGCAATACTATGATACATCCCCGCTCATCAGGTGGATCAACTCCAAGAAAAAGTATATACCCAAAGTTGAGGATATAAACAGAGCCATAAAGGCCATCTATTCAACATACTACGCTAATCCCAATGGCCAGTGGGGTATCGACGAGCGGACTTATCAAGCCATGATCCTCTCTTTCAACAGTACACTGAAGAATGTGAGACAGGTCACCCTTCCGGAAAATGTAAAAGAAAGCAGTGCCCTGTCTATGAGAATCTCTTTTGTTCCCATTGAATATGTCAGTTCCCCTTTCACGCTGAAGAGTGTTTTCGTCGAGGGAAACGTCAAGATAACCAAGGGCGAGATCTTCATGGCATCTGGACTGATCGAGGGTCAGGAAGTGGACAACGAAACCGCGGCAAAGGCTATGCAGGCGGTACAGGATCTCTACACTCAGAAGGAGTACCCCTTCATAAGGCTCGAACCCGTCATAGATCCCAAGATAGGCTTTTTCAGTTTCAAGATCACAGAACCTACCGTTAGGGATGTGAAAGTTTCCTTCGTGGGTCCCCAAAAAACTAAAGACTATCTGATAAACGACAAGATAGTAATAAAGAAGAATGAAGTTCTCTCGCTAAATGATCTGAGGAATACCTATGCCTTCCTCAATAATACTGGCTACTTCGCAAAAGTGGATATAGTACCGGTACCTGTCGGGAAAGATGCCATAGACGTGGAGATCACCCTCGAAGACAGTAACAAGAACAACCGGATAGGCGGAGGAGGAGGGTGGCAGAACGGTCTGAACGTTTATCTCGACCTGGGTCTCCTAAACGTCTGGGGATACGGTCAGAAGATATCGACAACCCTCAGCGTCACGCTCCCTCTTCCAAACAATAAGGAGGTGGTTATTACCAAGAACGGAACGGAAACCACCACCAGAAGTCCGTCTCTGGATACCACGATTGGCTATTCGATTCCGAAAATCGGCGGAACTAACTTGAACTTGGATACTTCGGCCAAGTTGAAGTTTTCAGGCTTCACTACTACCATCGATTCAACAGACACGATAGTGACTTCGAAATCGCAAGAAACGGAGTTTCTCTTTTCCCTCACGCCCATATACAACATCTCGCCCGATCAAAGTGTAGGCGTAACTGCTGGCTATGAGTACATAAGATCGACGAGTGAGGTCGCCACAAAGACTAAGATCGATGGAACCATAGATACCGAAAATGTTCTTCAGAGTTTCGACGGAATGTTCACAGGACTGAGTTACAAATTTTCCACCAGAGACGACATATTTCGCCCGACAATGGGGACCGGTTTCGGCGCAGGTCTTACCCTTAGAGGACTGTTCGGAAAGGATAATAAGCTTTTCCTATCACTTAGTGGTGAATACACTCACTTTATGTCTATCGGCGATCCCGTTCTGGGTTTTAGGATAAAGACCGATCAGCTTTTTCCTCTTTCCCCCTACGGAGTTTACAGAAGTTACCTCCTATCTCCGGACATGTACATAAGAGTCAGGGGCTCTCAGAGTATAGGCCAAAGCTCCTACGGAGTAACTGTGGGATCGGCGCAGTTGAGATATCCGCTCACGCCGGAAACGGCTTCGGTTCCGGTTGATCTGGTTGGATTCGGAGATCTCGTCTTCTTCAGACAGGTCAGTACGGGAGATGTGATTGGTGGTAACTTCGTGGCAGATTTTGGCGTATGTCTGGACATAAGCATTCCCATAATCGGAATGGTACGCCTCGGTTACGGATACAACTCCTATCTGGCCGGCAAAAGCGCCGCTGATGGAAAGCTTTACTACGGAACACCCTTCTTCGGTTTTGGACCGGCCTTCTGA
- a CDS encoding PHP domain-containing protein, which produces MTPNEIARVCCERGVDWIAITDHNSAGNVRVFTEVLKRSGINVIPGMEIHTLDDVHVLAYFPDVSVAEEYSRWLLDEKLAKIEIDPEISGYQLYVGEDDSFTSMENIWLGQPTLLGIDEAISTVKERGGICVMAHIDRKMGLVIQLGFIPENYRDFPVEVSFKESLKKIDLKTDNIIHSSDAHSLNLVRPTISMMAEKRTFDEFRLGLISGGKRVKIIWD; this is translated from the coding sequence ATGACTCCTAATGAAATCGCGCGCGTCTGTTGCGAGAGAGGTGTCGACTGGATAGCAATCACGGACCACAATAGCGCAGGCAATGTCAGGGTTTTCACGGAGGTACTTAAGAGATCGGGCATAAATGTGATCCCAGGTATGGAAATCCACACTCTAGATGACGTGCATGTTCTCGCTTACTTTCCCGATGTTTCGGTTGCAGAAGAATACTCCCGATGGTTGCTTGACGAGAAGCTGGCAAAAATCGAGATCGACCCTGAGATCTCCGGTTATCAGCTTTATGTCGGCGAAGACGACTCTTTCACTTCTATGGAAAATATCTGGCTGGGGCAGCCGACGCTTCTGGGAATCGATGAGGCGATCTCCACGGTGAAGGAGCGCGGAGGCATCTGTGTTATGGCCCATATCGATAGAAAGATGGGTTTGGTAATTCAACTGGGCTTCATACCGGAGAATTACAGGGATTTTCCAGTGGAAGTTTCATTCAAAGAAAGTTTGAAAAAGATCGATCTCAAGACCGATAATATAATCCACTCGAGCGACGCCCATAGTTTGAATCTCGTGCGGCCTACTATTTCTATGATGGCCGAGAAAAGAACCTTCGACGAGTTTAGATTGGGACTGATCTCAGGAGGAAAGCGCGTGAAGATAATATGGGACTGA
- a CDS encoding ATP-binding protein, whose translation MGLRTLCDHIVDIAQNAVESGTGKAWLDIEEHTDRFFRFTVRDVGRGIPEELQESVLDPFYTQKNKKVKFGLGLPMLKFAALSTGGEFELKSSAEKGTTVSALFVLSHVDCQPIGDVAMALFSIITMKGEIDWYIQRSLDDDGYAVESSQFREALGNNCFTTPVKMKMILDLLQEAENSLGGYSDVR comes from the coding sequence ATGGGACTGAGAACTTTATGTGATCATATTGTAGATATCGCTCAGAATGCCGTGGAATCTGGTACTGGAAAGGCATGGCTGGATATCGAAGAACATACAGATAGGTTCTTCCGCTTCACGGTACGCGATGTCGGAAGGGGAATACCCGAGGAGCTTCAAGAATCGGTTCTCGATCCCTTTTATACTCAAAAAAATAAGAAAGTAAAATTTGGACTGGGCTTACCCATGCTGAAATTCGCCGCGCTCTCGACGGGCGGAGAATTCGAATTGAAATCCAGTGCCGAAAAAGGTACAACCGTAAGTGCCCTCTTCGTATTATCGCATGTCGATTGTCAGCCTATCGGAGATGTAGCGATGGCGCTCTTTTCGATAATAACCATGAAAGGAGAGATAGACTGGTACATACAGAGGAGTCTCGATGACGATGGATACGCGGTTGAATCGTCGCAGTTTAGAGAAGCCCTCGGGAACAACTGTTTCACGACTCCAGTCAAAATGAAAATGATCCTAGATCTTCTTCAAGAAGCTGAAAATTCGCTGGGAGGTTATTCAGATGTCCGTTAA
- a CDS encoding tetratricopeptide repeat protein: MKLYTIFATILICTAVFAFENAGIILSKDYLERAQYLDIKEIDCRAILTIAVGLKFKETIQPNYKTWFTNLKSSLAGANLPDDIALSLAVVDSMVSTSTVSALNMLGTLTNQGPLLEAVSLRLHYYDWLETSDPRSSKIINSLAVEILGRDSGQYLPHKVMLELYSSSSYMNLETLKEVRKGIFENGLGPLLGSDLIESEFSAGMFETVIEDFHSLALNDPISIYYAANAYLRTGKDGEGIKMLESLDLGKLPPKLASSAALALGDGLFREGRMLESIELLQQSIRFWPENSRAVRNLGMAYYEMRDREYYDLARFYLQLSGYEAFDESVSAALKELRRRVILEMVLVTVVPIGVIVVLALFLLEYISKRRRASQMEKALRNDGGSDGDKSSR; the protein is encoded by the coding sequence TTGAAACTCTATACGATCTTTGCGACAATTCTTATTTGCACGGCCGTTTTCGCCTTTGAAAATGCCGGGATTATCCTTTCGAAGGACTATCTTGAACGGGCGCAGTATTTAGACATTAAAGAAATCGATTGCAGAGCCATTTTGACGATAGCTGTCGGTCTGAAATTCAAGGAAACTATACAACCCAATTACAAGACATGGTTCACTAATTTGAAATCTTCGCTCGCGGGCGCCAACCTTCCGGACGATATCGCTCTTTCCCTGGCCGTGGTCGACTCTATGGTCTCCACGTCAACGGTTTCGGCTTTGAATATGCTCGGAACACTTACCAATCAGGGACCTTTGCTGGAAGCGGTCTCGTTGAGGCTCCATTATTACGACTGGCTTGAAACTTCCGATCCACGTTCATCAAAAATAATCAACTCGCTGGCCGTTGAGATACTCGGAAGAGATTCCGGTCAATACCTTCCCCACAAAGTGATGCTAGAGCTTTATTCCAGCTCGAGTTACATGAATCTTGAAACCTTGAAAGAAGTCAGGAAAGGAATATTTGAAAACGGTCTCGGGCCTCTTTTGGGATCGGACTTGATTGAGAGCGAGTTTTCGGCCGGAATGTTCGAAACAGTCATAGAGGACTTTCACTCTCTGGCACTCAATGATCCCATTTCTATCTATTATGCGGCAAACGCTTACCTGAGAACGGGAAAAGATGGTGAAGGGATAAAGATGCTGGAAAGCTTAGATCTGGGTAAGCTTCCACCCAAGTTGGCATCCAGCGCAGCACTTGCACTGGGGGACGGGCTCTTTCGGGAGGGAAGGATGTTGGAATCGATCGAACTGCTTCAGCAATCTATTCGCTTCTGGCCCGAGAATTCCAGGGCGGTGAGAAACCTCGGAATGGCCTACTACGAGATGCGTGACAGGGAGTATTACGATCTCGCGAGGTTTTACCTCCAACTGAGTGGCTACGAGGCTTTCGACGAATCTGTTTCTGCCGCTCTCAAAGAGTTGAGGCGCCGTGTCATCTTAGAAATGGTTCTCGTTACAGTAGTTCCGATCGGTGTAATAGTCGTCCTCGCCTTATTTCTGCTAGAATACATTAGTAAGAGAAGAAGGGCTTCACAGATGGAAAAGGCTTTGAGAAACGATGGAGGTTCTGATGGTGATAAAAGTTCTAGATAA
- the thyX gene encoding FAD-dependent thymidylate synthase: MVIKVLDKGFVELVEILGDDNSVVQAARTSYGRGLTNPERDRKLINYLMEHGHHSPFEHVIFKFHIKLPIFVMRQLVRHRIASINERSGRYTQFEEEWFLPDEIRVPDPEDRQKSIPFDDKELNRKALEIMRESMENSFKAYEELISMGVAREMARIILPISMYTEAYWTINLRSMMNFLNQRADSHAQYEIQKYALAIAGILKEKCPISYEAFLKYRYEGDLLVGGVENETV, encoded by the coding sequence ATGGTGATAAAAGTTCTAGATAAAGGCTTTGTAGAACTAGTAGAGATTCTAGGTGACGATAACAGTGTCGTTCAGGCGGCAAGAACTAGCTATGGAAGGGGATTGACAAACCCCGAGAGGGACAGAAAGTTAATCAATTATCTTATGGAACACGGCCACCACTCGCCTTTCGAGCATGTGATTTTCAAGTTTCATATAAAGTTACCGATATTTGTCATGAGGCAACTGGTGAGGCACCGGATAGCCTCAATCAACGAAAGGAGCGGGAGATACACACAGTTCGAAGAGGAATGGTTCCTTCCCGATGAGATAAGGGTCCCCGACCCGGAGGACAGGCAGAAATCAATCCCTTTCGACGATAAAGAACTCAACCGTAAGGCCCTTGAGATAATGAGAGAATCGATGGAGAATTCTTTCAAGGCTTACGAAGAACTGATCTCGATGGGGGTGGCCAGAGAGATGGCTCGTATTATACTCCCGATATCAATGTACACGGAGGCTTACTGGACGATAAACCTGAGGTCTATGATGAATTTCCTGAACCAGAGGGCCGATTCACACGCGCAGTACGAAATCCAGAAATACGCGCTAGCGATTGCAGGTATACTCAAAGAGAAGTGTCCAATTTCATACGAGGCCTTCCTGAAGTACCGCTATGAAGGAGATCTGTTGGTTGGAGGGGTAGAAAATGAAACTGTCTGA
- a CDS encoding CBS domain-containing protein yields the protein MPSRKGSRLTERNVDDLLEKLRGLFSDITAKDIMVTNIISLTKDRTMWQAKELMRICKISGVPIVDNDNHLLGLVSIEDIILALEGNHITDPIEKHMTKDLITFSPDVDLEGLIERFNRYRYGRFPVVDSEGRLLGIISKKDIIGAILDKFRIIYVHDARRKEVLERNVDWFDRSLISGDYVEKKTADFLFHIDYTEVDMAGVGSAKLKSYLKTRTDDDSLVRRVSIACYEAEVNVVIHSGSEGYIYAWYDESVIRVRVEDYGKGIENVEQAMKEGFSTASDHVRELGFGAGMGLPNMRRYSDKMVVVSEAGKGVVVEMNFYRNGRK from the coding sequence ATGCCCTCGAGGAAGGGAAGCAGATTGACTGAGAGAAACGTCGATGATCTTCTCGAGAAATTGAGGGGATTGTTCAGCGATATAACGGCAAAAGACATAATGGTAACCAATATAATTTCGCTTACCAAAGATAGAACTATGTGGCAGGCCAAAGAATTGATGAGAATATGCAAGATATCTGGAGTTCCTATAGTCGATAATGACAATCATTTGCTCGGTCTGGTCAGTATAGAGGATATAATTCTTGCCCTGGAAGGAAACCATATAACCGATCCTATAGAGAAACACATGACCAAAGATTTGATAACTTTTTCTCCCGATGTTGATCTTGAAGGACTCATAGAGAGGTTCAACCGTTACAGGTACGGACGGTTCCCGGTGGTAGACTCAGAAGGAAGGTTATTAGGGATTATTTCGAAGAAAGACATAATAGGCGCGATTCTAGACAAGTTCAGAATCATATATGTCCACGATGCCCGCCGAAAAGAGGTCCTGGAAAGAAATGTGGACTGGTTCGATAGATCGTTGATCTCCGGAGACTATGTTGAGAAGAAAACGGCCGATTTTTTATTCCACATCGATTATACAGAGGTGGATATGGCCGGCGTCGGTTCGGCGAAGTTGAAGAGTTATCTGAAAACCAGAACCGACGACGATAGTCTGGTCAGAAGGGTATCGATCGCCTGTTATGAGGCCGAAGTTAACGTTGTGATCCACAGTGGAAGTGAAGGATACATATACGCCTGGTACGATGAGTCAGTCATCAGGGTGAGAGTCGAAGATTACGGAAAGGGAATAGAAAACGTTGAACAAGCTATGAAGGAAGGCTTCTCGACGGCTTCCGACCATGTTAGAGAGCTTGGATTCGGTGCGGGAATGGGGCTGCCGAACATGCGCAGGTATTCCGACAAAATGGTAGTGGTTTCGGAAGCCGGAAAGGGTGTGGTCGTTGAGATGAACTTCTACCGAAACGGGAGGAAATGA
- the trmFO gene encoding methylenetetrahydrofolate--tRNA-(uracil(54)-C(5))-methyltransferase (FADH(2)-oxidizing) TrmFO, with the protein MKVRVTGGGLAGSEVALSLAEMGIEVELYEMRPSVSTGVHQSDSFAELVCSNSLKSESLDNASGLLKEEGIKLGSKLLEIAHRHRVPAGKALAVDRVGFSREVTDLIESNPFIEIRREEVSSLDLQRVVNVVCTGPLTSPKLEKFLRQLFGEHLFFFDAVSPIVEAGSIDFERGFFADRYSEEGSYLNCPLNGKEYGDFWKELVGAELSEMENFSDRYLFERCQPVEDIARSGFDALRFGPMKPVGLIDPSSGKEPFAVVQLRKENSSGSLMSLVGFQTRLKWGEQKRVFSMIPALRNAQFVRYGVMHRNTYLNSPLLLDKSLGSKQHSGLFFAGQITGLEGYVEAIVSGRVVALNVERYLRGVGGLSIPETTMIGSLIEHVTISGRSPLKPVYSNFGLLSPVACREKRERNREKVSRARNDMDFFLKEWRSDRNDTEE; encoded by the coding sequence ATGAAGGTAAGGGTCACGGGTGGCGGTCTGGCTGGCTCCGAAGTGGCACTGAGTTTGGCCGAGATGGGTATCGAAGTCGAGCTGTACGAGATGCGCCCCTCTGTGAGCACTGGTGTGCATCAGAGTGATTCTTTCGCTGAACTCGTTTGTAGTAACTCTTTGAAGTCCGAATCGCTCGATAACGCCTCCGGGCTTCTAAAAGAGGAGGGCATCAAGCTCGGATCGAAGTTACTCGAGATAGCTCACCGACACAGAGTCCCTGCGGGAAAGGCTCTTGCAGTTGACAGGGTTGGGTTCTCACGAGAAGTTACAGATCTTATCGAATCCAATCCATTTATAGAGATACGTAGAGAAGAGGTCTCCTCTCTGGATCTTCAAAGGGTAGTCAACGTAGTGTGCACCGGTCCGCTCACCTCCCCGAAGCTTGAGAAATTTCTGAGACAGTTATTTGGAGAGCACCTATTCTTCTTCGATGCCGTCTCGCCCATAGTTGAGGCCGGGTCGATCGATTTCGAAAGAGGTTTTTTCGCCGACAGGTATTCCGAGGAAGGAAGCTACCTCAACTGTCCACTAAACGGCAAAGAGTACGGCGATTTTTGGAAAGAGCTGGTAGGGGCAGAACTCTCTGAGATGGAGAATTTCTCGGACAGATATCTCTTCGAGCGCTGTCAGCCCGTTGAAGATATAGCCAGAAGCGGTTTCGATGCACTCAGATTCGGCCCGATGAAGCCTGTGGGTCTGATTGATCCCTCCAGCGGAAAGGAACCCTTCGCCGTCGTTCAGCTCAGAAAGGAGAATTCAAGCGGCTCGCTAATGAGTCTTGTCGGATTCCAAACCAGATTGAAATGGGGAGAGCAGAAGAGAGTCTTTTCCATGATTCCGGCCCTGAGAAACGCCCAATTCGTTAGGTACGGAGTCATGCACAGAAACACTTACCTCAACTCGCCGCTCCTGCTGGACAAAAGCCTCGGCTCAAAGCAGCACAGTGGACTTTTCTTCGCTGGCCAGATTACCGGTCTCGAAGGCTACGTAGAAGCGATCGTCTCTGGTAGGGTAGTGGCATTAAACGTGGAGCGTTATCTGAGAGGGGTAGGTGGACTTTCAATACCTGAGACAACGATGATTGGCAGTTTAATAGAGCATGTTACGATTTCTGGAAGATCTCCCCTCAAACCTGTTTATTCCAACTTCGGTCTTCTTTCACCTGTCGCCTGTCGTGAAAAAAGAGAAAGAAACAGGGAAAAGGTTTCCAGAGCGAGAAATGACATGGACTTCTTTCTGAAGGAATGGAGGTCTGATAGAAATGATACTGAAGAGTAA
- a CDS encoding DNA-3-methyladenine glycosylase family protein: MTKFCLRIDKSLDLDATLDCGQTFRWTARDGWWTGIVRNTVVRLKKERNELRVKASSDKLLGKDIDLGLISYFGLEDNLEEIHIDIEKKLASMNSKVSIISKKALEEARGLRILRQDPFEMLVEFILSTRNNIPTIRKMSDGLSAIFAENMVEFEGETFFLFPNLEQARHIEQQRLEELKIAFRVPWLLKLFTLESESYFDSIRHLPLNIKLDELMKFDGVGYKVGSCVTLFAYGELNSFPVDIWISRVMKDLFEVSGSTKKVMEYGMKTFYPYAGYYQEALFRYYRKKGRKE; the protein is encoded by the coding sequence GTGACAAAGTTTTGTTTGAGAATAGATAAATCACTGGATCTAGATGCCACACTCGATTGTGGGCAGACCTTTCGATGGACCGCCAGAGATGGCTGGTGGACAGGAATCGTAAGGAATACCGTGGTCCGGCTGAAGAAAGAAAGGAACGAACTCAGAGTTAAGGCCTCTTCTGATAAACTGTTGGGAAAGGATATAGACCTTGGATTGATCTCGTATTTTGGACTTGAAGACAATCTGGAAGAGATACACATAGATATCGAAAAGAAGCTCGCCTCGATGAACTCCAAGGTTTCGATTATATCTAAAAAGGCTCTTGAAGAGGCGCGGGGACTGAGAATACTAAGACAGGACCCCTTCGAGATGTTGGTCGAATTCATACTTTCCACAAGAAACAACATCCCCACAATCAGAAAAATGAGCGACGGTCTATCGGCGATCTTTGCCGAAAACATGGTGGAGTTCGAAGGGGAAACCTTCTTTCTCTTCCCTAACCTGGAGCAGGCCAGACATATCGAGCAGCAACGGCTTGAAGAACTGAAAATCGCTTTTAGAGTACCCTGGTTACTCAAACTATTTACACTCGAATCGGAAAGTTACTTCGATTCGATACGCCACCTACCTCTCAACATCAAACTCGATGAACTGATGAAGTTCGACGGTGTCGGCTATAAAGTCGGGAGTTGTGTAACTCTCTTCGCATACGGAGAGTTGAATTCCTTTCCCGTCGATATATGGATATCGAGAGTGATGAAGGATCTCTTCGAAGTTTCGGGAAGTACCAAAAAGGTCATGGAATACGGTATGAAAACTTTCTACCCATACGCCGGGTATTATCAAGAAGCGCTCTTCAGATACTACCGAAAAAAAGGAAGGAAAGAATGA
- a CDS encoding iron-sulfur binding hydrogenase, with translation MRLKELIEKCELKVITTLSLDAEVTDGYIGDLLSDVMGNAPANSIWLTVQSHTNILAVASIVGVKAIVLCNDLHFEEVTKKKAEENNIVLMESKETSFDVATRLIKSGLKG, from the coding sequence ATGAGGCTGAAAGAACTGATTGAAAAATGTGAGCTTAAAGTAATCACGACTCTTTCTCTTGATGCGGAAGTAACCGATGGTTATATAGGTGATCTCCTGAGCGATGTTATGGGGAACGCCCCCGCTAATTCGATATGGCTCACAGTACAATCTCACACCAACATACTGGCAGTGGCCTCGATAGTTGGAGTCAAAGCAATAGTTCTCTGCAACGATCTTCATTTCGAGGAGGTTACAAAGAAGAAGGCTGAAGAGAACAACATCGTGCTTATGGAAAGCAAGGAGACATCGTTTGACGTGGCGACCAGGCTTATAAAAAGCGGATTGAAAGGCTGA